One genomic segment of Intestinimonas butyriciproducens includes these proteins:
- the spoIIIAC gene encoding stage III sporulation protein AC: MNVDLIFKIAAIGILVSVLNQVLTRSGRDEQATMTTLAGLVVVLMMVVQEISDLFNLVKNLFGL, translated from the coding sequence ATGAACGTAGACCTCATATTCAAAATTGCGGCGATCGGGATACTGGTGTCGGTGCTCAACCAGGTGCTCACTCGGTCCGGGCGGGACGAGCAGGCCACCATGACCACACTGGCGGGTCTTGTGGTGGTTCTCATGATGGTGGTCCAGGAGATCAGCGATCTCTTCAACCTGGTAAAGAACCTGTTTGGGCTGTAG
- a CDS encoding SpoIIIAC/SpoIIIAD family protein, translating into MPDMVKIAAIAVAAALCAVVVKKNVAELGMVLALCAGAIILSCSLGALEGVKELMDTLADTAGLSPAVLAPVVKTVGIAVLTRVSAELCRDAKEGGIAAFVETAGAAAALLVSLPLLKTVLSMVTGLL; encoded by the coding sequence ATGCCGGATATGGTAAAGATCGCGGCCATTGCGGTGGCCGCCGCACTGTGCGCAGTGGTGGTCAAAAAGAATGTGGCCGAGCTGGGGATGGTGCTGGCGCTGTGCGCCGGAGCGATCATCCTGAGCTGCTCGCTGGGAGCGCTGGAGGGAGTCAAGGAGCTGATGGACACCCTGGCGGATACGGCGGGACTCTCGCCTGCGGTATTGGCGCCCGTTGTCAAAACAGTAGGGATCGCAGTGCTGACCAGAGTCTCGGCAGAGCTCTGCCGGGACGCGAAAGAGGGGGGGATTGCCGCGTTCGTAGAGACGGCGGGCGCGGCGGCGGCGCTGCTTGTGTCTCTTCCTCTATTGAAGACGGTGTTGAGTATGGTGACAGGGCTCCTATAG